A DNA window from Anoplolepis gracilipes chromosome 13, ASM4749672v1, whole genome shotgun sequence contains the following coding sequences:
- the LOC140672646 gene encoding uncharacterized protein isoform X2, with protein MNGFFNSLKNLASGAAYATGSASRYEELEGDRASLRHFVSRSYSIEQDVEDTKMRFSLSPQPGEITQWLDAMKMVAKLQGGIPPEFRKRLWLTLAERHLEKHGVDWKQAEKICFNEWSNPDDEELGIQIVKDLHRTGCSLFCGAAGRDNQAVLRRVLLGFARWNKSVGYCQGLNVLAALVLQVMDRAESSSVKVMIYLIEGVLPEGYFADNLRGLSIDMAVFRDLLRSRLPKLSKHLEALQNDAKDKATGNSYEPPLTNVFTMQWFLTLFCHCLPQEAVLRVWDLIFLEGNEVLLRTALAIWEGLSNRIMTVTSADEFYSIMGVLTREMLEFTDTNNLIKNIVSMGPLQGVASLRDKHRYNITPWARRLSDDDDSEAEEDERVAVTAAMFNMAQRIKKDRIPSTIGALQAIAPSSDRDRLALDISTLKQQYAKLRERQRQAHIILSAACARQTMVPTPTSTAMNHLLVGKNALVSGKNRPLSLPSATATSKLRPTALHSPKSRRERQGVTLHWKDAKRPKQRAGDAGDADAIGTAFLQSPPETSSVTSPSRCTADSDSDSTSTELCDEPDRLSDVDSEELTSASDSYVMPTDDEKHACVEGSSTSASTPARSYIKSESMIVEEPQTDPIIEIERSDKSPSLTQISIAKITDQIRRLSAEDDNNTTVPQTFNVRDNDDNELLLTRDYSISIKRSEASKTESKPQDFVDYTPSEDVTSSSLKTVNYDYLDLKSNIVEEKMDDILMHKTDRLKDVEEKEEIVQTSSDTDLKTDIMEFTANILRDNSKEQTTSIPLDRNYDKFIAPLDTNDKPFESTLRFSSRVYLDTESNNDSNDTDVASNKILDVATESRAFYSKRYVVGHLPISPITMDDKLTKLSPEIYNVTVNSENLTSSEASLKKDAFSDKQQIKSYSDLKKSPKSPESTKSFSSGETMGPDSKPSSLTVSPRTPIRSDSRDFTIDKSACSSISSDSKTLVLHSVGSDIVHDNSRAITKKMSYEKSSPSTPISTDSLRNKSEASPKLVISSSSDSYSPSKIKSSERSFSSDLQSPISANSIKYTSNYNKRGQDNVTDSPLDLSTATSPFYPIANPNQKTPSPYKRRSEDSAETSPDQKSINSKDSNKFSGYQAKLDISTKSIEIKGSEISERVSERNDLFVRPQFDLNTEMDASYTSREKSKADLSSYESIDDESHRKCGDFTDDNADDPLSEKDIVPQLPYEKFDKHYLNYNYRRRDRSRLTERSSSSLERRYTDLKSSISTDEFSTTMAKKRSSDILEDMKHLEAKALNDGSDTNLLTKKSSDIWEDMKSLEARRQDTFSNSASGFSKRRLEIPDISITSESRKSYIVYPKINIDENSDSILKSIACNKNNNDTDDGRESKVGVWTKVKPRKKGDNGRRSSDRALKIIQENSAILHKILACQAKKRLPDLEEISKEITISPINEEISKIFSPILEKMGLNEHEINEELARINFKDFDNMSATSVSEFDAKINEELSKLSLIDETEQVDHFAVDEIISNEYLNTREAFIDHKINEELSKLLANYEEESPPSLINLEKASSSQNISEMESLDLTSISTNVFSYKSSNDSIETRSDLESAHEALIQSEKFPFATLKYEKSMSPKSDIDIYRELEKLNKISTTQILSETPLKISPKRLSPITYISDTLPYPEVSPARYVSKTSPFDITSLKKTYEPYKSFDFPSRSSPRDNPYIAYDKPDDTFEYMDLKPRITSINTYDLPLKSPILSKESLEFRVRYDDESPKPTGGEYATVQDDKPTFSLNAASSYYDTGNNKTPTKCINKEEKCLDIENIDYSSNKSDFLRHKYSSLSPKEYSHVRNTDHDKPLGTLPYVTVETEPDIGSYLSTRHCDYNVLSPSRQYRDQYFSSSPNHYTPQLSPSLSNEAKRPVSHPESPSKINVSKYEDLTSQGSNCYKKSTLSLGNIGENVNKNDENIDTTPSPKTHFSPFPVRNNTRKPKELTLKLGLYSPKSSDFDQLKKS; from the exons ATGAACGGATTTTTCAACTCCCTCAAAAACCTCGCGTCCGGTGCCGCGTATGCTACCGGCTCTGCCTCGAGATACGAAGAGCTGGAAG GCGATCGAGCTTCACTTCGCCACTTCGTCAGTCGTTCATATTCAATCGAACAAGACG TTGAAGATACGAAAATGAGATTCAGTTTGAGTCCGCAACCGGGAGAAATTACACAATGGCTAGATGCCATGAAGATGGTTGCCAAGCTACAGGGAGGAATACCACCAGAGTTTCGGAAAAGG TTATGGTTAACGTTGGCGGAACGTCATCTGGAAAAACACGGCGTAGATTGGAAGCAGGCTGAGAAGATCTGTTTCAATGAGTGGAGTAATCCTGACGACGAAGAGCTCGGCATACAAATCGTGAAG GATCTGCACAGGACAGGCTGCAGCCTGTTCTGCGGCGCCGCCGGCCGGGATAATCAAGCGGTGCTTCGTCGAGTTTTGCTCGGTTTCGCTCGTTGGAACAAATCCGTGGGTTATTGCCAAGGTCTAAACGTTTTGGCCGCTCTCGTCCTGCAAGTGATGGACCGCGCGGAATCCTCGTCCGTAAAGGTGATGATATATCTGATAGAAGGCGTACTACCGGAGGGCTATTTCGCCGATAATTTGCGCGGCTTATCTATCGACATGGCGGTATTTCGGGATCTCCTACGATCGAGGCTACCAAAATTGTCCAAGCATCTCGAGGCACTTCAGAACGACGCGAAGGATAAGGCGACGG GAAATAGCTATGAACCGCCGCTCACGAATGTGTTCACTATGCAATGGTTCCTTACACTTTTCTGCCATTGCTTACCGCAGGAAGCAGTGCTTCGTGTTTGGGATCTGATATTTCTCGAAGGTAACGAAGTACTTCTTAGAACGGCACTCGCTATCTGGGAAGGCCTTTCAAA TCGCATAATGACCGTAACATCAGCGGATGAGTTCTACAGTATAATGGGAGTACTTACGAGAGAGATGCTAGAATTCACCGATACAAACAACCTCATAAAG AACATCGTTAGCATGGGACCCTTGCAAGGTGTGGCAAGTTTGAGAGACAAACATCGATACAACATCACCCCGTGGGCGCGCAGGCTAAGCGATGACGATGACAGCGAAGCGGAAGAGGATGAGAGAGTGGCTGTAACGGCTGCCATGTTCAACATGGCTCAACGTATAAAAAAAG ATCGTATACCTTCGACAATAGGAGCATTACAAGCGATTGCACCCAGCAGTGATCGAGACCGTCTTGCTCTCGATATTAGTACGTTGAAGCAGCAATACGCAAAACTGCGAGAACGACAGCGGCAAGCACACATAATACTCTCTG CCGCGTGCGCAAGACAGACCATGGTACCTACACCCACTTCTACAGCCATGAATCATCTATTAGTGGGCAAAAATGCCCTCGTAAGTGGAAAAAATCGACCATTGAGCCTGCCGTCTGCCACTGCCACATCGAAGTTACGGCCGACGGCTCTTCATAGCCCAAAAAGTCGCAGAGAGAGACAAGGTGTTACGCTTCATTGGAAAGATGCAAAAAGGCCGAAACAAAGAGCCGGCGACGCTGGTG ATGCCGATGCTATTGGTACAGCATTTTTACAATCGCCTCCAGAAACGTCATCTGTGACATCGCCCAGTCGGTGTACCGCTGACAGCGATAGTGACAGCACGTCAACGGAGTTGTGCGATGAACCGGATCGTCTGAGCGACGTCGATAGTGAGGAGCTTACGTCAGCATCCGATTCTTACGTCATGCCTACGGATGACGAAAAGCATGCTTGCGTCGAAGGTTCATCGACCTCGGCGAGCACACCTGCGCGTTCGTATATTAAGAGCGAGTCGATGATAGTCGAGGAACCACAGACAGATCCGATTATCGAAATCGAACGCAGCGATAAATCCCCGTCCTTGACTCAAATTTCAATCGCCAAGATCACCGATCAAATACGAAGACTCTCAGCGGAGGATGACAATAACACGACAGTTCCTCAGACATTTAACGTGCgcgacaacgacgacaacgaACTATTGTTGACGAGGGATTATTCAATTTCGATCAAGAGATCGGAAGCGAGTAAAACGGAATCCAAGCCGCAGGATTTTGTCGATTATACGCCGAGCGAGGATGTGACGAGTTCGTCATTGAAGACTGTGAATTACGATTATTTAGATCTCAAATCTAATATCGTCGAGGAGAAGATGGATGATATTCTAATGCACAAAACAGATCGACTGAAAGAtgtagaagaaaaagaagaaattgttCAGACTAGCAGTGATACAGACCTTAAGACGGACATTATGGAATTCACTGCGAATATATTGCGAGATAATTCCAAAGAACAAACAACAAGTATCCCTTTAGATAGAAATTACGATAAATTTATCGCGCCTTTAGACACGAACGACAAACCTTTCGAATCTACTTTGAGATTTTCCAGTAGAGTTTATCTGGATACTGAAAGCAATAACGATTCAAATGATACGGATGTTGCGAGTAACAAAATTTTGGATGTCGCGACAGAGTCACGAGCTTTTTATTCCAAGAGATACGTTGTAGGTCATCTTCCAATTTCTCCGATAACGATGGATGACAAATTAACGAAATTATCACCTGAAATATATAACGTTACAGTAAACTCGGAAAATCTGACAAGTTCTGAAGCGAGTTTAAAGAAAGATGCTTTTAGCGACAAGCAGCAAATTAAATCGTATTCCGATTTGAAGAAAAGCCCGAAATCTCCCGAGAGTACGAAGTCATTTAGCTCTGGAGAGACAATGGGTCCCGATTCGAAGCCTTCGAGTTTGACAGTAAGTCCAAGAACACCAATCAGATCGGACTCTCGTGACTTCACAATAGACAAATCGGCTTGTTCGTCTATCAGCTCAGATTCAAAGACTCTCGTACTTCATTCTGTAGGCTCGGATATCGTGCACGATAATTCAAGAGCAATCACGAAGAAAATGTCGTACGAAAAATCAAGTCCTTCAACTCCAATCAGTACGGATTCTTTGAGAAATAAATCCGAGGCGAGTCCGAAATTGGTGATCAGCAGCTCTAGCGATTCGTATAGCCCGAGTAAAATTAAGTCTTCCGAGAGGTCATTCAGTTCCGATCTGCAATCGCCTATAAGTGCCAATTCCATAAAGTATACCTCAAACTATAATAAACGAGGTCAGGATAACGTGACGGATTCGCCACTCGATTTGAGCACCGCTACCTCGCCGTTTTATCCTATCGCGAATCCTAATCAGAAAACGCCGTCGCCATACAAACGAAGAAGTGAAGACAGTGCCGAAACGTCACCCGATCAAAAGTCAATCAACTCGAAGGATTCGAACAAGTTCTCTGGATATCAAGCAAAACTAGATATCTCGACAAAATCAATCGAAATTAAAGGAAGCGAAATATCCGAGAGAGTCTCTGAGAGAAACGATCTGTTCGTTAGACCGCAATTTGACTTGAACACAGAGATGGATGCGAGTTACACATCGAGAGAAAAGAGTAAAGCTGATTTGAGCTCTTACGAATCGATCGACGACGAGTCGCATCGCAAGTGCGGAGATTTCACTGATGACAATGCGGACGATCCGCTCTCTGAAAAGGATATAGTGCCTCAATTACCGTATGAGAAGTTTGACAAGCATTATCTGAATTACAATTACAGACGTAGAGACCGATCACGACTAACTGAGAGGAGCTCTAGCAGCCTGGAGAGGAGATATACCGATTTGAAGTCTTCGATCTCGACCGATGAATTCAGCACAACTATGGCGAAGAAAAGATCTAGCGATATCCTGGAAGATATGAAGCATCTGGAAGCAAAGGCTCTTAACGATGGCTCCGATACTAATCTGCTAACAAAGAAGTCAAGTGATATCTGGGAGGATATGAAAAGTTTAGAGGCAAGACGGCAAGATACTTTCAGCAATTCAGCGAGCGGCTTTTCAAAACGGCGACTAGAAATCCCGGATATAAGTATAACAAGCGAGAGTAGGAAATCTTACATAGTGTATCCTAAAATCAACATTGACGAGAACAGCGATAGTATACTGAAGAGTATAGCATGCAACAAGAATAACAATGATACGGACGACGGCAGAGAATCGAAAGTCGGTGTGTGGACGAAGGTAAAGCCGCGTAAGAAGGGCGACAACGGACGCAGAAGTAGTGACAGggcgttaaaaattattcaagaaaaCTCGGCAATATTGCACAAGATATTAGCTTGTCAAGCAAAGAAACGTCTACCAGATTTGGAAGAGATATCCAAAGAGATCACTATCAGTCCAATAAATGAGGAAATTTCCAAGATATTCAGTCCGATTCTCGAAAAAATGGGATTAAACGAGCATGAAATAAACGAGGAATTAGCTCGGATAAATTTCAAAGACTTTGACAATATGAGTGCTACCAGTGTATCGGAATTCGACGCAAAAATCAATGAAGAATTATCAAAACTTTCTCTCATCGATGAAACGGAACAAGTCGATCATTTTGCCGTAGACGAGATCATAtcgaatgaatatttaaacacaCGAGAGGCATTCATAGATCATAAGATAAACGAAGAACTCTCTAAACTGCTTGCGAACTACGAGGAGGAATCTCCACCAAGCTTGATTAATTTGGAGAAAGCCTCCTCTAGCCAAAACATAAGCGAAATGGAGAGCCTCGATCTCACTAGCATTTCGACGAACGTATTCTCTTACAAATCCTCTAACGATTCCATCGAGACCAGAAGCGACTTAGAATCAGCGCACGAAGCTTTAATACAGTCCGAAAAGTTCCCGTTCGCGACATTGAAATATGAGAAGAGCATGTCGCCCAAAAGCGATATAGATATCTACAGAGAGCTAGAGAAACTCAACAAGATCTCGACCACGCAAATTCTGTCGGAAACGCCTCTGAAAATATCGCCGAAACGATTGTCTCCCATTACGTACATTTCCGACACCTTGCCTTATCCGGAAGTATCGCCCGCGAGATACGTGTCAAAAACAAGCCCGTTCGATATTACATCGCTCAAGAAAACTTACGAGCCTTACAAGAGCTTTGACTTTCCAAGCAGGTCGTCGCCGCGGGATAATCCTTACATCGCGTACGACAAACCAGATGATACGTTCGAGTACATGGATCTCAAGCCAAGAATCACTTCCATCAATACCTATGATCTGCCTCTAAAGAGTCCGATATTATCTAAAGAATCTTTGGAGTTTCGTGTGAGATACGATGATGAGTCGCCGAAGCCGACTGGTGGTGAATATGCGACCGTTCAGGATGACAAACCAACGTTTTCTTTAAACGCAGCAAGTTCTTATTACGATACAGGTAATAATAAAACGCCGACTAAATGTAtcaataaagaagaaaaatgctTGGATATCGAGAATATCGACTATTCTAGCAATAAGTCGGACTTTTTACGTCATAAGTACAGTAGCTTATCGCCGAAGGAATATTCTCACGTCAGAAACACAGACCACGACAAACCATTAGGCACGTTACCATACGTTACGGTAGAGACGGAGCCGGACATTGGTTCATATTTGTCAACAAGACACTGCGACTATAATGTATTATCCCCTAGTCGCCAATACAGAGATCAATATTTCTCTTCTAGTCCAAATCATTATACACCGCAATTATCACCAAGTCTGTCAAATGAAGCGAAAAGGCCTGTGTCGCATCCGGAATCCCCGAGCAAAATAAACGTCAGCAAGTATGAAGATTTAACGAGTCAAGGATCGAATTGTTACAAGAAGTCGACGTTAAGCCTCGGTAACATAGGGgaaaatgtgaataaaaacGACGAGAACATTGATACCACTCCGAGTCCGAAGACACATTTCAGTCCATTTCCCGTTAGAAATAATACGAGAAAACCTAAAGAATTGACGCTGAAGTTGGGTCTATATTCGCCAAAGAGCTCCGACTTCGATCAACTGAAAAAATCGTAG